The proteins below come from a single Stigmatopora argus isolate UIUO_Sarg chromosome 11, RoL_Sarg_1.0, whole genome shotgun sequence genomic window:
- the LOC144084643 gene encoding lysophosphatidylserine lipase ABHD12 isoform X1, with protein MRQRNNKRAETTSARTRVKVHKKKTESWWKKSSFALFVLLILVPFTLIVGWELFQHIVNKLRIKVPFFVDLSQPVDFSLNHTINMYLTPEEGISLGVWHTVPQSRWREAQGKDLAWYESTLNDGVPVFIHLHGNTGTRAATHRVGVAKVLSSLGYHVLVPDYRGFGDSSGEPKEAGLTTDAIHVYKWVKERSGSSLVVFWGHSLGTGVSTNTAVKLIEQAGIVLDGIILEGTFHMAKEKLPNHIFSWYYWKIPGWGYFFQQPWAKNEVIFPTENNLRKIKSPLLFLHAEDDPVPIQNVQELYKVAVSTQNSERVKFVSFEGSLGYLHNGLYKDPRLPDIIKKFVLSL; from the exons ATGAGACAAAGGAATAATAAAAGGGCTGAAACAACCTCCGCTCGGACAAGGGTCAAGGTTCATAAGAAAAAGACTGA GTCCTGGTGGAAGAAGAGTTCATTTGCCCTGTTTGTCCTACTCATCTTGGTACCATTCACATTAATAGTGGGATGGGAATTATTCCAGCACATAGTTAACAAGCTTAGAA TCAAGGTTCCATTTTTTGTTGACCTCAGTCAACCTGTTGATTTCTCCCTAAATCACACCATTAATATGTACTTAACACCAGAGGAAGGAATCTCTCTTGGTGTATG GCACACAGTTCCTCAAAGTCGATGGAGGGAGGCACAAGGCAAGGATTTAGCATGGTACGAAAGTACATTAAATGATGGAGTTCCAGTATTTATTCATCTACATGGGAACACAGGTACAAG GGCAGCTACTCATCGGGTGGGAGTTGCAAAA GTATTGAGTTCCCTTGGGTACCATGTTTTGGTGCCTGACTACAGAG GTTTTGGGGACTCAAGCGGTGAGCCAAAGGAAGCAGGACTCACTACAGATGCCATCCATGTGTACAAATGGGTCAAAGAACGCAGTGGGAGCAGCCTGGTAGTCTTTTGGGGACATTCTCTTGGCACTGG AGTGTCCACTAACACTGCAGTCAAACTAATAGAGCAAG CAGGTATTGTCTTAGATGGCATTATTCTTGAAGGGACCTTTCATATGGCCAAAGAGAAGCTACCAAATCATATCTTTTCTTGG tattactGGAAAATTCCTGGCTGGGGATACTTTTTTCAACAACCGTGGGCTAAAAATGAAGTTATCTTTCCCACTGAAAACAA tttaagaaaaattaaaagccCGCTACTTTTCCTTCATGCGGAAGATGATCCTGTTCCCATTCAGAATGTTCAGGAA TTGTATAAAGTCGCGGTGAGTACTCAGAATTCTGAGCGAGTCAAGTTTGTGTCCTTTGAAGGTTCTTTAGGGTATTTGCACAATGGATTGTACAAAGACCCCCGCCTGCCAGACATCATAAA AAAGTTTGTGTTGTCTTTGTAA
- the LOC144084643 gene encoding lysophosphatidylserine lipase ABHD12 isoform X2, translated as MRQRNNKRAETTSARTRVKVHKKKTESWWKKSSFALFVLLILVPFTLIVGWELFQHIVNKLRIKVPFFVDLSQPVDFSLNHTINMYLTPEEGISLGVWHTVPQSRWREAQGKDLAWYESTLNDGVPVFIHLHGNTGTRAATHRVGVAKVLSSLGYHVLVPDYRGFGDSSGEPKEAGLTTDAIHVYKWVKERSGSSLVVFWGHSLGTGVSTNTAVKLIEQGIVLDGIILEGTFHMAKEKLPNHIFSWYYWKIPGWGYFFQQPWAKNEVIFPTENNLRKIKSPLLFLHAEDDPVPIQNVQELYKVAVSTQNSERVKFVSFEGSLGYLHNGLYKDPRLPDIIKKFVLSL; from the exons ATGAGACAAAGGAATAATAAAAGGGCTGAAACAACCTCCGCTCGGACAAGGGTCAAGGTTCATAAGAAAAAGACTGA GTCCTGGTGGAAGAAGAGTTCATTTGCCCTGTTTGTCCTACTCATCTTGGTACCATTCACATTAATAGTGGGATGGGAATTATTCCAGCACATAGTTAACAAGCTTAGAA TCAAGGTTCCATTTTTTGTTGACCTCAGTCAACCTGTTGATTTCTCCCTAAATCACACCATTAATATGTACTTAACACCAGAGGAAGGAATCTCTCTTGGTGTATG GCACACAGTTCCTCAAAGTCGATGGAGGGAGGCACAAGGCAAGGATTTAGCATGGTACGAAAGTACATTAAATGATGGAGTTCCAGTATTTATTCATCTACATGGGAACACAGGTACAAG GGCAGCTACTCATCGGGTGGGAGTTGCAAAA GTATTGAGTTCCCTTGGGTACCATGTTTTGGTGCCTGACTACAGAG GTTTTGGGGACTCAAGCGGTGAGCCAAAGGAAGCAGGACTCACTACAGATGCCATCCATGTGTACAAATGGGTCAAAGAACGCAGTGGGAGCAGCCTGGTAGTCTTTTGGGGACATTCTCTTGGCACTGG AGTGTCCACTAACACTGCAGTCAAACTAATAGAGCAAG GTATTGTCTTAGATGGCATTATTCTTGAAGGGACCTTTCATATGGCCAAAGAGAAGCTACCAAATCATATCTTTTCTTGG tattactGGAAAATTCCTGGCTGGGGATACTTTTTTCAACAACCGTGGGCTAAAAATGAAGTTATCTTTCCCACTGAAAACAA tttaagaaaaattaaaagccCGCTACTTTTCCTTCATGCGGAAGATGATCCTGTTCCCATTCAGAATGTTCAGGAA TTGTATAAAGTCGCGGTGAGTACTCAGAATTCTGAGCGAGTCAAGTTTGTGTCCTTTGAAGGTTCTTTAGGGTATTTGCACAATGGATTGTACAAAGACCCCCGCCTGCCAGACATCATAAA AAAGTTTGTGTTGTCTTTGTAA
- the tm9sf3 gene encoding transmembrane 9 superfamily member 3 translates to MGSSRWRAAAAVFLSLLGSLSLVEADEHEHTYRDKEEIVLWMNTVGPYHNRQETYKYFSLPFCVGTKKTISHYHETLGEALQGVELEFSGLDIKFKDEVLQATYCEIDLDKVKRDAFVYAIKNHYWYQMYIDDLPIWGIVGEADENGEDHYLWTYKKLEIGYNGNRIVDVNLTSEGKVRLVPNTRIAMSYSVKWKKSDVKFEDRFDKYLDPSFFQHRIHWFSIFNSFMMVIFLVGLVSMILMRTLRKDYARYSKEEEMDDMDRDLGDEYGWKQVHGDVFRPSSHPLIFSSLIGSGCQIFSVSLIVIIVAMVEDLYTERGSMLSTAIFVYAATSPVNGYFGGSLYAKQGGRRWIKQMFIGAFMIPAMVCGTAFFINFIAIYYHASRAIPFGTMVAVCCICFFVILPLNLVGTILGRNLSGQPNFPCRVNAVPRPIPEKKWFMEPAVIVCLGGILPFGSIFIEMYFIFTSFWAYKIYYVYGFMMLVLVILCIVTVCVTIVCTYFLLNAEDYRWQWTSFLSAASTAVYVYMYSFYYYFFKTKMYGLFQTSFYFGYMAVFSTALGIMCGAVGYMGTSAFVRKIYTNVKID, encoded by the exons ATGGGATCTTCCAGGTGGAGGGCGGCAGCTGCGGTGTTCCTCAGTCTACTAGGCTCCTTGTCACTTGTCGAAGCAGATGAGCACGAGCACACA TACAGAGATAAGGAAGAGATAGTATTATGGATGAACACAGTAGGGCCTTACCACAACCGACAGGAGACATACAAGTATTTCTCTTTACCCTTCTGTGTGGGTACGAAGAAAACCATCAGTCATTACCATGAAACACTTGGAGAAGCTTTGCAAGGAGTGGAGCTGGAATTTAGCGGCCTTGACATCAAGTTCAAAG ATGAAGTGTTACAGGCAACATACTGCGAAATTGACCTGGATAAAGTCAAACGGGATGCTTTTGTGTATGCCATCAAGAATCACTACTGGTACCAAATGTACATTGATGACCTGCCTATCTGGG GTATTGTCGGTGAGGCAGATGAAAATGGAGAAGATCACTACCTTTGGACTTACAAGAAATTGGAAATCGGCTATAACGGCAACAGAATTGTTGATGTCAACCTAACTAGCGAGGGCAAAGTTCGACTGGTGCCTAACACAAGGATTGCAATGTCTTACTCT GTCAAATGGAAGAAGTCAGATGTGAAGTTTGAGGACAGATTTGACAAGTACCTTGATCCATCCTTCTTCCAGCATagg ATTCATTGGTTCTCAATCTTCAACTCCTTTATGATGGTAATCTTCCTGGTGGGTCTGGTGTCCATGATTTTAATGAGAACCCTCAGAAAGGATTATGCCAGATACAGCAAAGAGGAAGAAATGGATGACATG GACCGCGACTTGGGAGATGAATACGGCTGGAAACAGGTGCACGGAGATGTTTTCCGTCCCTCGAGCCATCCGTTGATCTTCTCTTCGCTCATTGGTTCCGGCTGCCAGATCTTCTCTGTATCGCTAATTGTCATCATTGTGGCAATGGTTGAGGATCTTTATACAGA GAGAGGATCAATGCTGAGCACAGCCATTTTCGTATATGCTGCCACTTCCCCTGTCAATGGCTACTTCGGTGGAAGCTTGTACGCAAAACAAGGAG GGAGAAGATGGATCAAGCAAATGTTCATTGGGGCCTTCATGATCCCAGCAATGGTGTGCGGAACTGCCTTTTTCATTAACTTTATTGCAATCTACTACCACGCCTCCAGAGCGATCCCATTTGGCACCATG GTGGCCGTTTGTTGTATCTGCTTCTTCGTCATTCTGCCGCTGAACCTGGTGGGAACGATTTTGGGGAGGAATCTTTCCGGCCAGCCCAACTTTCCATGCAGGGTAAATGCTGTGCCAAGGCCAATCCCAGAAAAGAAATG GTTCATGGAACCAGCTGTCATCGTCTGTCTTGGTGGAATCCTTCCTTTCGGTTCCATCTTCATCGAAAT GTATTTCATCTTCACATCTTTCTGGGCTTATAAAATCTACTATGTATATGGCTTCATGATGCTGGTGCTGGTTATCCTTTGCATTGTGACTGTGTGTGTCACCATTGTGTGCACGTACTTCTTGCTTAACGCAGAGGACTACAGATG GCAATGGACAAGTTTCCTGTCTGCTGCATCCACGGCAGTTTATGTTTACATGTATTCATTTTACTACTATTTCTTCAAAACTAA GATGTACGGGCTGTTCCAGACATCCTTCTACTTTGGTTACATGGCTGTGTTCAGCACTGCTCTCGGAATCATGTGTG GTGCAGTTGGATACATGGGAACAAGTGCCTTTGTGAGGAAGATATACACAAACGTGAAAATAGACTAA
- the prdx3 gene encoding thioredoxin-dependent peroxide reductase, mitochondrial: MAASIGRLLRTSARIARPYQHGVAATERIASVPALQKACLSTSTCRFIPAVTQPAPAFKATAVYNGDFKEMSLADFNGKYLVLFFYPLDFTFVCPTEIISFSDKANEFHDINCAVVGVSVDSHFTHLAWINTPRKAGGLGKIHIPLLADLTKQISRDYGVLLENPGIALRGLFIIDPNGIVKHMSVNDLPVGRCVEETLRLVKAFQFVETHGEVCPASWTPKSPTIKPTPTGSKEYFEKVN, translated from the exons ATGGCAGCCAGCATTGGCAGACTACTTAGGACGTCT GCAAGGATCGCAAGACCATATCAGCATGGAGTGGCTGCGACGGAAAGAATTGCATCTGTTCCTGCACTCCAGAAGGCCTGCCTCTCTACCA GTACTTGCAGATTCATCCCCGCTGTCACACAGCCTGCGCCTGCTTTTAAAGCCACAGCTGTCTACAATGGAGATTTCAAAGAGATGAGCCTTGCTGACTTCAACGGAAAATACTTGGTCCTCTTCTTCTACCCACTAGATTT taCCTTTGTCTGCCCGACGGAAATCATCTCATTCAGCGACAAGGCGAATGAGTTCCATGACATCAACTGTGCAGTAGTGGGCGTTTCTGTGGACTCGCACTTCACACACTTGGCGTGGATTAACACCCCTCGCAAG GCTGGTGGCTTGGGAAAGATTCATATCCCTCTGCTTGCTGACCTCACCAAGCAGATTTCCAGAGATTATGGTGTGCTGTTGGAAAATCCAGGCATTGCTCTGAG GGGTCTGTTTATCATCGATCCAAATGGTATAGTGAAGCACATGAGTGTAAACGACCTGCCTGTGGGTCGTTGTGTTGAAGAGACCCTTCGCCTTGTCAAAGCGTTCCAGTTTGTGGAGACCCATGGTGAAGTGTGTCCAGCTAGCTGGACCCCGAAATCACCAACA atCAAACCAACCCCCACAGGATCCAAAGAATACTTTGAGAAAGTCAACTGA